CAGGCAATTGTAAAAAAGGACCTTTAAATAGTATCTTGTCTGTATGAACAGAATTTGCTATTTGAGCAATTTGTTCGTTATTTTGTTTTTCTAATTTATTTATAACCAAGTCGAAGGCTTGTGCTGGATCCTGTTCATTAAAACTTATATTAGCTTCTTTTAATAATCTGTATACTTTTGTTTCAATAAAATGTGTATCAACCTGAACATCTGTTTTTTTGTTTTTAAAAGATTCGTAATATACTGGTACATGTACATAAATTTTATTTCCTGCATTGTTTTGGGCAACTATAGATGTATCCCAATTTTTTTGCTCACAAAAGGGATAGGTGAAAAATGCTATATAAGTATGTGGATGATTTGTGAATTTTTCTGCATTAAAGCATCTAAATTTAGCAATTTTGTTATTTGCATATTTAACCTGCAAATATACATTTTTTAAACCAATTTTATCATTTGCATAAAACAATACTACAGCCGAACCACCTTCCAATATATTTGCTGCATCATTTAATAATATTACTTTTGGATAATGATTGTAAACAGTAACTTGTTTTTCTATTTTCTTTTTAAATCCAAAAGAAAAATTATTTTGTGAGTAATCTGTCACTTCAATTGCAAATTTTGCTGGACCATCTGGAAGTCTTTGGTTTAACTTAAATTTTAGTGGAAAATTATATGTATTTTTGTTTTCAAATATTTTATCATACAAAGGAATTTTTGTATTCATAGTATATGCATAAATATTTATTTCTTTTAAAGGATATTTTGTATCTTTGATATTTATAGGATTTTTAACAAAAAAAGGCGTATAATGATAAACTGCGTACGCACAAATAAGTAATATCAGGATGAATAAAAGTTTAGACCCAAAGCCTTGCTTTTTTTTCTTTTTTAAATAAAAAGTGTCTTTCATTTTATACTCCTTACTATATCTTTTTGAATTTTTAAATTTTGTGTTGATATACAAATTATTTTATATATGTAAGAGTTATGCATTAGTTTATTTGAAAAATGATTTAAATAAGGTAAACTTCTAAGTATAATAGAGATAAGTGCAATTAAAAAAATAGCTTTAAAAAATCCAAACAAGGCACCAAGGATTCTATCAATGCCTGTTAATTTCATCTTTCTTGATACACTTTGACTTAAAAAACTAATAAGGCTTACCAGCGTATATATGATAATAAACAATACAATAAAACTCAGTAGATTTGCAATTAAATACGACACCTTTAGTGCTTTTTCTATTGGAAATGTTAAAATACCGTGATATATTACAGACAAATACAACCCCAAAATTACAGCTACCAATTTAAAAAATTCCTTTATAAAACCATTAATATAGCCTAATACCAATAAACCTAAAATAAAAATACCAAGAATAGTATCTGCCATTAACCTACCA
Above is a genomic segment from Desulfurella sp. containing:
- a CDS encoding M23 family metallopeptidase, which codes for MKDTFYLKKKKKQGFGSKLLFILILLICAYAVYHYTPFFVKNPINIKDTKYPLKEINIYAYTMNTKIPLYDKIFENKNTYNFPLKFKLNQRLPDGPAKFAIEVTDYSQNNFSFGFKKKIEKQVTVYNHYPKVILLNDAANILEGGSAVVLFYANDKIGLKNVYLQVKYANNKIAKFRCFNAEKFTNHPHTYIAFFTYPFCEQKNWDTSIVAQNNAGNKIYVHVPVYYESFKNKKTDVQVDTHFIETKVYRLLKEANISFNEQDPAQAFDLVINKLEKQNNEQIAQIANSVHTDKILFKGPFLQLPGSAVMAYFGDYRTFYYDNSPLTHEYHLGVDFASIKHAKVPAANSGVVVYTGNIGVYGKCILIDHGLGIFSLYGHLEDFLVNKGEYVQKGQIIAHTDTSGLAIGDHLHFGMLIDGYYVNPIEWLDGSWIRNNIERRIADARKRADMLKYYTQ
- a CDS encoding CvpA family protein, with product MADTILGIFILGLLVLGYINGFIKEFFKLVAVILGLYLSVIYHGILTFPIEKALKVSYLIANLLSFIVLFIIIYTLVSLISFLSQSVSRKMKLTGIDRILGALFGFFKAIFLIALISIILRSLPYLNHFSNKLMHNSYIYKIICISTQNLKIQKDIVRSIK